GCGATCGATGATGCGTGCGTCGTAGAGGTCGCGGCGCAGGAGCGCCCAGTCGCTGAAGGTGTGCAGGGCCTTGAGCAGGTCGTTCAGCTCGCGCTCACTCCATTCGGTCCCCTCGGGGAGACGGGCCGCCAGATAGTGCAGGGCCTCGAGCTGGTCGGTGCGCTTGGAGGGCCAGCCCTTCAACCGGCCCTCGGCATCGAGGTAGTGGGAGAGCTTCTTGGAGACGGAGACACTCGGGTCGTTCATGGCGGGGGGGTCCTCTCTTCAAGGCTTCTTCGGCTCCCGAGCGTCGAGTTCCGCTTCGATGGTGGCCAGCTCGGCTTCGGCCACGGCGGCACGAGCATCATGTGCGGCGGCCGATTCCGGATCCATCAAGCGC
This is a stretch of genomic DNA from Archangium violaceum. It encodes these proteins:
- a CDS encoding DUF2087 domain-containing protein; protein product: MNDPSVSVSKKLSHYLDAEGRLKGWPSKRTDQLEALHYLAARLPEGTEWSERELNDLLKALHTFSDWALLRRDLYDARIIDRSPDGRRYWKVPRTDNPRG